One Aegilops tauschii subsp. strangulata cultivar AL8/78 chromosome 7, Aet v6.0, whole genome shotgun sequence genomic window carries:
- the LOC109741964 gene encoding protein ROOT INITIATION DEFECTIVE 3 isoform X1, translating to MAPPSQLVLAASSTDAGVAAWDLRTGAEAIRHRPCASRPRAIAAVAGRFLAAAQVAAGNSAPIHYYHWDKPQVAVKSFPAEPIRALIADPEGNYLIGGGVSGDIFFWEVASGELLVRWHAHYRDVRCLALYDMLLVSASEDGSIKVWDLLTMLDEQSRFEAKTPYLYNFNQHTLPVTDIACFHGAIAVSSSEDRTCKIWSLSEGRMLRSISFPAIIDSVEIDPRSHIFYAGGRDGKIYVTAMGVDVSSQGRDDTSILGILDDHSKAVTSLTSSTDGLLLVSGSEDGNVRVWDTRSQQVTRKFKHSQGPVTNVLIVTPKRLNLPPLQPLRKVCAASGEVVPRAVILPNPDKDVHIAGNLSSNLLEQLLDAQQQHGSSRLFDSGVSTLNGVPNQQGTEWRSKYLELQDLFVHEVLGDMPS from the exons ATGGCGCCGCCGTCGCAACTGGTGCTCGCGGCCTCCTCCACCGACGCCGGCGTGGCCGCGTGGGACCTCCGCACGGGGGCCGAGGCCATCCGCCACCGCCCCTGCGCCTCCCGGCCACGTGCCATCGCTGCCGTCGCCGGCCGCTTCCTCGCCGCCGCCCAGGTCGCCGCCGGCAACTCCGCCCCCATCCACTACTACCACTGGGACAAG CCCCAGGTGGCTGTGAAGAGCTTCCCCGCCGAGCCAATCCGCGCGCTCATTGCTGACCCGGAGGGGAACTATCTCATCGGCGGCGGTGTGTCCGGTGACATATTCTTTTGGGAG GTGGCTAGTGGAGAGCTGCTTGTCCGATGGCATGCTCACTATCGTGATGTTAGGTGCCTTGCCCTCTATGACATGTTGCTTGTCTCGGCATCCGAGGATGGGAGCATCAAAGTTTGGGATCTTCTCAC GATGCTTGATGAGCAATCAAGGTTTGAGGCAAAGACGCCATACCTATACAACTTTAATCAGCACACACTTCCTGTAACTGATATTGCTTGTTTTCATGGAGCAATTGCTGTGTCATCTTCAGAGGACCGCACATGTAAA ATATGGAGTCTATCAGAGGGCAGGATGctgagaagtatttcatttcctGCTATCATTGATTCTGTCGAAATTGACCCAAGAAGTCATATTTTCTATGCTGGTGGTAGAGATGGAAAGATATATGTTACTGCTATGGGTGTTGATGTCTCCTCTCAGGGCCGTGATGATACGTCTATTCTCGGTATTCTGGATGACCACAG CAAGGCGGTAACGAGCTTAACATCAAGTACAGATGGCCTTCTACTAGTCTCTGGTTCGGAGGATGGTAATGTTCGGGTTTGGGATACGAGAAGTCAGCAAGTAACCCGAAAATTCAAACACTCTCAAG GTCCAGTAACTAATGTTCTCATAGTAACACCCAAAAGATTAAATCTGCCACCTTTACAACCATTGCGGAAAGTGTGCGCAGCAAGTGGCGAAGTTGTACCACGAGCTGTAATTCTGCCCAACCCTGACAAGGATGTTCATATTGCTGGAAATCTCAGCTCTAACCTTCTAGAGCAGCTCTTGGATGCACAACAG CAGCACGGCAGCTCTAGGTTATTTGATTCTGGGGTAAGCACTCTCAATGGCGTACCAAACCAGCAGGGGACAGAATGGAGAAGTAAATACCTAGAGTTGCAGGATCTTTTTGTGCATGAGGTTCTTGGTGATATGCCATCTTAA
- the LOC109741964 gene encoding protein ROOT INITIATION DEFECTIVE 3 isoform X2 has protein sequence MAPPSQLVLAASSTDAGVAAWDLRTGAEAIRHRPCASRPRAIAAVAGRFLAAAQVAAGNSAPIHYYHWDKPQVAVKSFPAEPIRALIADPEGNYLIGGGVSGDIFFWEVASGELLVRWHAHYRDVRCLALYDMLLVSASEDGSIKVWDLLTMLDEQSRFEAKTPYLYNFNQHTLPVTDIACFHGAIAVSSSEDRTCKIWSLSEGRMLRSISFPAIIDSVEIDPRSHIFYAGGRDGKIYVTAMGVDVSSQGRDDTSILGILDDHSKAVTSLTSSTDGLLLVSGSEDGNVRVWDTRSQQVTRKFKHSQGPVTNVLIVTPKRLNLPPLQPLRKVCAASGEVVPRAVILPNPDKDVHIAGNLSSNLLEQLLDAQQHGSSRLFDSGVSTLNGVPNQQGTEWRSKYLELQDLFVHEVLGDMPS, from the exons ATGGCGCCGCCGTCGCAACTGGTGCTCGCGGCCTCCTCCACCGACGCCGGCGTGGCCGCGTGGGACCTCCGCACGGGGGCCGAGGCCATCCGCCACCGCCCCTGCGCCTCCCGGCCACGTGCCATCGCTGCCGTCGCCGGCCGCTTCCTCGCCGCCGCCCAGGTCGCCGCCGGCAACTCCGCCCCCATCCACTACTACCACTGGGACAAG CCCCAGGTGGCTGTGAAGAGCTTCCCCGCCGAGCCAATCCGCGCGCTCATTGCTGACCCGGAGGGGAACTATCTCATCGGCGGCGGTGTGTCCGGTGACATATTCTTTTGGGAG GTGGCTAGTGGAGAGCTGCTTGTCCGATGGCATGCTCACTATCGTGATGTTAGGTGCCTTGCCCTCTATGACATGTTGCTTGTCTCGGCATCCGAGGATGGGAGCATCAAAGTTTGGGATCTTCTCAC GATGCTTGATGAGCAATCAAGGTTTGAGGCAAAGACGCCATACCTATACAACTTTAATCAGCACACACTTCCTGTAACTGATATTGCTTGTTTTCATGGAGCAATTGCTGTGTCATCTTCAGAGGACCGCACATGTAAA ATATGGAGTCTATCAGAGGGCAGGATGctgagaagtatttcatttcctGCTATCATTGATTCTGTCGAAATTGACCCAAGAAGTCATATTTTCTATGCTGGTGGTAGAGATGGAAAGATATATGTTACTGCTATGGGTGTTGATGTCTCCTCTCAGGGCCGTGATGATACGTCTATTCTCGGTATTCTGGATGACCACAG CAAGGCGGTAACGAGCTTAACATCAAGTACAGATGGCCTTCTACTAGTCTCTGGTTCGGAGGATGGTAATGTTCGGGTTTGGGATACGAGAAGTCAGCAAGTAACCCGAAAATTCAAACACTCTCAAG GTCCAGTAACTAATGTTCTCATAGTAACACCCAAAAGATTAAATCTGCCACCTTTACAACCATTGCGGAAAGTGTGCGCAGCAAGTGGCGAAGTTGTACCACGAGCTGTAATTCTGCCCAACCCTGACAAGGATGTTCATATTGCTGGAAATCTCAGCTCTAACCTTCTAGAGCAGCTCTTGGATGCACAACAG CACGGCAGCTCTAGGTTATTTGATTCTGGGGTAAGCACTCTCAATGGCGTACCAAACCAGCAGGGGACAGAATGGAGAAGTAAATACCTAGAGTTGCAGGATCTTTTTGTGCATGAGGTTCTTGGTGATATGCCATCTTAA